One genomic window of Pseudomonas aeruginosa includes the following:
- a CDS encoding MFS transporter has protein sequence MSNTRRHAACLAFGLCLITLAVNLQAPLYTAYAELSGYGAAATASAFSGYVLGVLPVLLVLGGLSDRIGRKPPIVVALLLSMVATLVMALWPRLEALGVARLLLGVGTALASATGTAYMSELIAGGDSRTSANWVTASTSLGFGLGAALTSLFLLFRESLVPGSFWVQLGLACVALAAVAGLPDEAPRGRDTPMLRLPFFPAGSLPYGLSILLAWATVGLVIAVLPSLLAAHGLARWSGFSTFTVISCGLLFQPLARRMAPASATCLGLVILPPSYALLAWGAIHGSLAAVLFGALGASSSCYGFTYLGGLSAVNVLAGAEKPRASAGYFLLAYLGFSLPVIFTGLIADRFGASTALLLFGVSLTLAAVAVAFSILRGVGRFKASASRA, from the coding sequence ATGAGCAATACCCGTCGCCACGCCGCATGCCTGGCCTTCGGCCTGTGCCTGATCACCTTGGCGGTGAACCTCCAGGCGCCGCTGTACACCGCCTACGCGGAGCTTTCCGGTTACGGCGCGGCAGCTACCGCCAGCGCTTTCTCCGGCTATGTGCTCGGCGTACTGCCGGTGCTGCTGGTACTCGGCGGGTTGTCCGATCGGATCGGGCGCAAGCCGCCGATCGTCGTCGCGCTGCTGCTGTCGATGGTGGCCACCCTGGTGATGGCGCTCTGGCCGCGCCTGGAGGCGCTCGGCGTGGCGCGCCTGTTGCTCGGCGTCGGCACGGCCCTGGCATCGGCCACCGGGACGGCCTACATGAGCGAACTGATCGCGGGCGGGGATTCCCGCACCTCGGCCAACTGGGTGACCGCCAGCACCTCGCTCGGCTTCGGCCTCGGCGCGGCACTGACCAGTCTGTTCCTGCTGTTCCGGGAGAGCCTGGTGCCCGGCAGCTTCTGGGTCCAGTTGGGACTGGCTTGCGTGGCCCTGGCGGCGGTGGCGGGCCTGCCGGACGAGGCGCCGCGCGGGCGCGATACGCCGATGCTGCGGCTGCCGTTCTTTCCCGCCGGCAGCCTGCCGTACGGTCTCTCGATCCTGCTGGCATGGGCCACTGTGGGTCTGGTCATCGCGGTCCTGCCTTCGCTGCTGGCGGCCCACGGGCTGGCGCGCTGGTCGGGCTTCTCGACCTTCACCGTGATCAGCTGCGGCCTGCTGTTCCAGCCGCTGGCGCGGCGGATGGCGCCGGCCTCGGCGACCTGCCTGGGGCTGGTGATCCTGCCGCCGAGCTATGCCCTGCTGGCCTGGGGCGCGATCCACGGCTCATTGGCTGCGGTGCTGTTCGGTGCGCTGGGCGCGAGCAGTTCCTGCTACGGCTTCACCTACCTGGGCGGGCTGTCGGCGGTGAATGTCCTGGCCGGTGCGGAAAAGCCGCGGGCCAGCGCGGGCTACTTCCTGTTGGCCTACCTCGGCTTCAGCCTGCCGGTGATCTTCACCGGGTTGATCGCGGATCGCTTCGGTGCGTCGACGGCGTTGCTGCTTTTCGGCGTGTCGCTGACGTTGGCTGCGGTTGCGGTGGCGTTTTCCATCTTGCGCGGGGTCGGGCGCTTCAAGGCCAGCGCTTCGCGTGCCTAG
- a CDS encoding PLP-dependent aminotransferase family protein translates to MHLRIDRNASEPLVQQIVAGVSGWIRGNRVRAGTRIPSIRQLARENQLSQSSVIEAYDRLVALGMLESRHGSGFFVAEAPAATTDLDSEWHEGAENAWGQFSGSSTKLKLGCGWIPDSWREVEELSYAIRQVARSELAGLFDYSTPLGLPALRQHIQKRLRLIDIHVDPEQILTTTGASHALDLLVRTLLKPGDVVVVENPGYYNLFNLLKFHGVKMLGVPRTRHGPDTAALETILRAHKPKFLFTNSMYHNPTGTSLSPSVAHRVLQLAEQHDFHIVEDDIYADFQNGPSTRLATLDSLRRVIYLASFSKTLSCSLRVGYLIAGPELIRRLADVKMYTSIGSQRFAECVVSTMLANGSYRKLVQRLRQRLTRQMAATLRVLGDNGWEVFAEPVGGMFVWARIGDYPFAELQAVATRLDVLLSPGSGFSPEGEESDWLRINIAYASDPRALAFFEAFG, encoded by the coding sequence ATGCACCTCCGGATCGACCGCAATGCCAGCGAGCCGCTGGTGCAGCAGATCGTCGCAGGGGTCAGCGGCTGGATCCGCGGCAATCGCGTCCGCGCCGGCACGCGGATTCCGTCGATACGCCAGTTGGCCAGGGAAAACCAGCTCAGCCAGTCCAGCGTGATCGAGGCCTACGACCGCCTGGTCGCCCTGGGGATGCTGGAATCGCGGCACGGCTCGGGGTTCTTCGTCGCCGAGGCGCCCGCCGCCACTACCGACCTCGACAGCGAATGGCACGAAGGCGCGGAAAACGCATGGGGCCAGTTCAGCGGCAGCTCGACGAAACTCAAGCTCGGCTGCGGCTGGATTCCGGACAGTTGGCGGGAAGTCGAGGAACTCAGCTACGCGATCCGCCAGGTCGCCCGCAGCGAACTCGCCGGGCTGTTCGACTACAGCACTCCGCTGGGCCTGCCGGCGCTGCGCCAGCACATCCAGAAACGCCTGCGGCTGATCGATATCCATGTCGACCCGGAGCAGATCCTCACCACCACCGGCGCCAGCCATGCCCTCGACCTGTTGGTACGCACGCTGCTCAAGCCGGGCGACGTGGTGGTGGTGGAGAACCCCGGCTACTACAACCTGTTCAACCTGCTGAAGTTCCACGGGGTGAAGATGCTCGGCGTGCCGCGCACCCGCCACGGCCCGGACACCGCCGCGCTGGAGACGATCCTCCGCGCGCACAAGCCGAAGTTCCTTTTCACCAACAGCATGTACCACAACCCCACCGGCACCAGCCTCAGCCCCTCAGTGGCCCACCGCGTGCTGCAACTGGCCGAGCAGCATGATTTCCACATCGTTGAGGATGACATCTACGCCGACTTCCAGAACGGCCCCAGCACCCGCCTGGCAACCCTCGATTCGCTGCGCCGGGTGATCTACCTGGCGAGCTTTTCGAAGACCCTCAGTTGCTCGCTACGGGTCGGCTACCTGATCGCCGGCCCCGAGCTGATCCGGCGCCTGGCGGATGTGAAGATGTACACCAGCATCGGCAGCCAGCGCTTCGCCGAATGCGTGGTCTCGACCATGCTCGCCAACGGCAGTTACCGCAAGCTGGTGCAACGCCTGCGCCAGCGCCTGACCCGGCAGATGGCGGCGACCCTGCGGGTGCTTGGGGACAACGGCTGGGAGGTGTTCGCCGAACCGGTCGGCGGGATGTTCGTCTGGGCCCGTATCGGCGACTACCCGTTCGCCGAATTGCAGGCCGTGGCGACACGCCTGGACGTGCTGCTGTCGCCGGGCAGCGGCTTCAGCCCGGAAGGCGAGGAGAGCGACTGGCTGCGTATCAACATCGCCTATGCCAGCGACCCGCGGGCCCTGGCGTTTTTCGAGGCGTTCGGGTGA
- a CDS encoding fimbrial protein: MEFKTFRRTLLIAAFLFVPAGTSMAANLYAFGGRDIAVPSILPEGNVTSRYTFTPMQLCGKPSCDLIGVALYNKGSVWDPIDGPDLNTNVPGLSVRLLLDGIPASSRFKGTFSQIAEVQLFRNSTPLSDGQFASGAFNSYFLITYKDGLIASGTSSIRLTGSVTTINATCQVADQTVKLQSIAAARLNGVGTYAAVTPFNLVVAGCPRGYNRVGYSLQAVGGAVAEGSGVLPRLAGSTATGVSIRVTDEAGVPLRMGLSLPVTAYDKNTGGAYWIPMKASYVQTAEKITPGSVLAAMVILLDYQ; the protein is encoded by the coding sequence ATGGAGTTCAAGACGTTCCGTAGAACCCTGCTGATCGCGGCATTCCTGTTCGTTCCCGCCGGCACCAGCATGGCTGCCAATCTGTACGCTTTCGGCGGCCGCGATATCGCCGTCCCCTCGATCCTTCCCGAGGGAAACGTCACGTCGCGCTACACGTTCACTCCCATGCAACTGTGCGGCAAGCCCAGCTGCGATCTCATCGGCGTCGCTCTGTACAACAAGGGAAGTGTCTGGGACCCGATCGATGGTCCGGACCTGAATACCAACGTGCCGGGCCTCTCGGTGCGCCTGCTGCTGGATGGCATACCGGCGAGCAGCCGTTTCAAGGGCACTTTCTCGCAAATCGCGGAGGTCCAGTTGTTCCGCAACTCGACGCCGCTCTCCGACGGCCAGTTCGCGAGCGGAGCGTTCAACTCGTACTTCCTCATTACCTACAAGGACGGGCTTATCGCGTCTGGCACCTCCTCCATCAGGTTGACCGGGAGCGTCACCACGATCAATGCGACCTGCCAGGTCGCCGACCAGACCGTGAAGCTGCAGTCGATCGCTGCCGCCCGGCTGAACGGCGTCGGCACCTACGCGGCCGTTACCCCGTTCAATCTCGTAGTGGCCGGCTGTCCTCGCGGGTACAACCGCGTCGGCTACAGCCTTCAAGCGGTGGGGGGCGCGGTGGCCGAAGGCTCGGGTGTGCTGCCGCGCCTGGCGGGCAGCACCGCGACCGGCGTATCGATCCGGGTCACCGACGAGGCCGGCGTTCCGCTACGGATGGGACTCTCGTTGCCGGTGACCGCGTACGACAAGAACACCGGCGGGGCTTACTGGATCCCGATGAAAGCGTCCTATGTGCAGACCGCCGAGAAAATCACGCCCGGCTCGGTCCTGGCCGCGATGGTGATCCTGCTCGACTACCAGTGA
- a CDS encoding secondary thiamine-phosphate synthase enzyme YjbQ, with translation MWQQTLITLRPRPRGFHLVTEEILDALPELRRCRVGLLHLLLQHTSASLTLNENADPAVRRDFERFFERLAPRGEVGYEHNDEGPDDLPAHFKASLLGCQLTLPIQSGGLALGTWQGIYLGEHRDRGGARRVLATWQGESV, from the coding sequence ATGTGGCAGCAGACCCTGATCACCTTGCGCCCGCGTCCGCGGGGCTTTCACCTCGTCACCGAGGAGATACTCGACGCCTTGCCGGAGCTTCGGCGGTGCCGGGTCGGCCTGCTGCACCTGCTTTTGCAACATACGTCGGCTTCACTGACCCTGAATGAAAATGCCGATCCTGCCGTACGCCGGGATTTCGAGCGTTTTTTCGAGCGGCTGGCGCCACGCGGCGAAGTCGGCTATGAACACAACGACGAAGGTCCGGACGACCTTCCGGCGCATTTCAAGGCCAGCCTGCTGGGCTGCCAACTGACCCTGCCGATACAGTCGGGAGGGTTGGCACTGGGCACCTGGCAGGGGATCTATCTCGGTGAACACCGGGACAGGGGCGGGGCACGGCGCGTGCTCGCCACCTGGCAGGGCGAGTCAGTATGA
- a CDS encoding ammonium transporter, translated as MTLRKIAGLGALLSLALPGVALAAEEPVLNSGDTAWMLISTALVLLMTIPGLALFYGGMVRAKNVLSIMMQCFAITGLITILWVVYGYSLAFDTAGMEKGVLNFNSFVGGLDKAFLSGLTADGLTSATALFPESVFITFQMTFAIITPALIVGAFAERMKFSAMLIFMAVWFTVVYAPIAHMVWSGDGALMWDWGVLDFAGGTVVHINAGIAGLVACLVLGKRKGYPTTPMAPHNLGYTLVGAAMLWIGWFGFNAGSAAAANGTAGMAMLVTQIATAAAALAWMFAEWITHGKPSALGIASGVVAGLVAITPAAGTAGPMGALVIGLASGVICFFAATSLKRALKYDDSLDAFGVHAVGGIVGALLTGIFAAPSLGGFGSVEDIGAQFFVQFKGVAFTVVYTAVVTFVILKVLDLVMGLRVTEEEEAVGLDLALHNERGYNL; from the coding sequence ATGACTCTGCGTAAGATCGCAGGGCTAGGAGCCCTATTGTCCCTCGCTTTGCCGGGCGTCGCCCTGGCCGCCGAGGAGCCCGTCCTGAACAGCGGCGACACCGCCTGGATGCTGATCTCCACTGCGCTCGTCCTGCTCATGACCATCCCCGGCCTGGCGCTGTTCTACGGCGGCATGGTGCGAGCGAAGAACGTGCTGTCGATCATGATGCAGTGCTTCGCCATCACCGGCCTGATCACCATTCTCTGGGTGGTCTATGGCTACAGCCTGGCGTTCGATACCGCCGGGATGGAGAAGGGCGTCCTCAACTTCAATTCCTTCGTCGGCGGACTGGACAAGGCCTTCCTCAGCGGTCTCACCGCCGACGGCCTGACTTCCGCCACCGCGCTGTTCCCGGAAAGCGTGTTCATCACCTTCCAGATGACCTTCGCGATCATCACTCCGGCGCTGATCGTCGGCGCCTTCGCCGAGCGCATGAAGTTCTCGGCGATGCTGATCTTCATGGCGGTCTGGTTCACCGTGGTCTACGCGCCGATCGCGCACATGGTCTGGAGCGGTGACGGCGCCCTGATGTGGGACTGGGGCGTGCTGGACTTCGCCGGCGGCACCGTGGTGCACATCAACGCCGGTATCGCCGGTCTGGTCGCCTGCCTGGTGCTGGGCAAGCGCAAGGGCTACCCGACCACGCCGATGGCGCCGCACAACCTCGGCTACACCTTGGTCGGGGCGGCCATGCTGTGGATCGGCTGGTTCGGTTTCAACGCCGGTTCCGCCGCCGCCGCCAACGGCACCGCCGGGATGGCCATGCTGGTGACCCAGATCGCCACCGCCGCCGCGGCCCTGGCCTGGATGTTCGCCGAGTGGATCACCCACGGCAAGCCGAGCGCCCTGGGCATCGCGTCCGGCGTGGTCGCCGGTCTGGTGGCCATCACCCCGGCCGCCGGCACCGCCGGTCCGATGGGCGCGCTGGTGATCGGCCTGGCCTCCGGGGTGATCTGTTTCTTCGCCGCCACCAGTCTCAAGCGCGCGCTGAAATACGACGATTCCCTCGACGCCTTCGGCGTACATGCGGTCGGCGGTATCGTCGGCGCGCTGCTCACCGGGATCTTCGCGGCGCCGTCGCTGGGCGGCTTCGGCAGCGTGGAGGACATCGGCGCGCAGTTCTTCGTGCAGTTCAAGGGCGTGGCCTTCACCGTGGTCTACACCGCCGTGGTGACCTTCGTGATCCTCAAGGTGCTGGACCTGGTCATGGGCCTGCGGGTCACCGAGGAAGAGGAAGCGGTCGGCCTCGACCTGGCGCTGCACAACGAGCGCGGCTACAACCTGTAA
- the glnK gene encoding P-II family nitrogen regulator codes for MKLVTAIIKPFKLDDVRESLSEIGVQGITVTEVKGFGRQKGHTELYRGAEYVVDFLPKVKIDVAIADDQLDRVIEAITKAANTGKIGDGKIFVVNLEQAIRIRTGETDTDAI; via the coding sequence ATGAAGCTAGTCACTGCCATCATCAAGCCGTTCAAGTTGGACGACGTCCGCGAGTCGTTGTCCGAGATCGGTGTGCAGGGCATCACGGTGACCGAGGTCAAGGGTTTCGGCCGGCAAAAGGGCCACACCGAGCTGTATCGCGGCGCCGAGTACGTCGTCGACTTCCTGCCCAAGGTGAAGATCGACGTGGCGATCGCCGACGACCAGCTGGACCGCGTCATCGAGGCGATCACCAAGGCGGCCAATACCGGCAAGATCGGTGACGGCAAGATCTTCGTGGTGAACCTGGAACAGGCCATCCGCATCCGTACCGGCGAAACCGATACCGACGCGATCTAA
- a CDS encoding accessory factor UbiK family protein → MLPPKAVFEALSQQASRLFAGESPLPKAELESQFRALMQSAFSKLDLVSREEFDSQMLVLARTRARLEALEAKVAELESKLTPPAD, encoded by the coding sequence ATGCTGCCGCCCAAAGCCGTCTTCGAAGCCCTCAGCCAACAAGCCAGCCGCCTGTTCGCCGGCGAATCGCCGTTGCCCAAGGCCGAGCTGGAGTCGCAGTTCCGCGCCCTGATGCAGAGCGCCTTCAGCAAGCTCGACCTGGTCAGCCGCGAGGAGTTCGACAGCCAGATGCTGGTCCTCGCCCGCACTCGCGCACGGCTGGAAGCCCTGGAGGCCAAGGTGGCGGAACTCGAAAGCAAGCTGACGCCGCCCGCCGACTGA
- a CDS encoding YifB family Mg chelatase-like AAA ATPase, which translates to MSLAIVHSRAQVGVEAPCVSVEAHLANGLPSLTLVGLPETAVRESKDRVRSALLNAGFDFPARRITLNLAPADLPKDGGRFDLAIALGILAASGQLPGTALDGLECLGELALSGAIRPVRGVLPAALAARDARRVLVVPKENAEEASLASGLTVFAVDHLLEIAGHLSGQAPLPPYQARGLLRAPFPYPDLAEVQGQAAAKRALLVAAAGAHNLLLSGPPGTGKTLLASRLPGLLPALDEDEALEVAAIHSVASHVPLRHWPQRPFRQPHHSASAPALVGGGSRPQPGEITLAHQGVLFLDELPEFERKVLEVLREPLESGEIVIARANGRVRFPARFQLVAAMNPCPCGYLGDPSGRCRCTPEQVQRYRGKLSGPLLDRIDLHVSVLRESTSLQPGHGETATAEVSERVGAARQRQLARQGCANAHLDLQAMHRNCALAEADRRWLEAAGERLELSLRALHRILKVARTLADLERIDAIERRHLAEALQYRAMTST; encoded by the coding sequence ATGTCCCTGGCGATTGTCCACAGCCGAGCCCAGGTCGGCGTCGAAGCCCCCTGCGTCAGCGTCGAGGCGCACCTGGCCAACGGCCTGCCTTCGCTGACCCTGGTCGGCCTGCCGGAAACCGCGGTGCGCGAGAGCAAGGACCGCGTGCGCAGCGCCCTGCTCAATGCCGGTTTCGACTTCCCCGCGCGGCGCATCACCCTCAACCTCGCCCCCGCCGACCTACCCAAGGACGGCGGTCGCTTCGACCTGGCCATCGCACTCGGCATCCTCGCCGCCAGCGGCCAGTTGCCCGGCACCGCCCTCGACGGCCTGGAGTGCCTCGGCGAACTGGCCCTGTCCGGGGCGATCCGGCCAGTGCGAGGCGTATTGCCGGCCGCGCTGGCGGCGCGCGACGCAAGGCGCGTTCTGGTGGTACCGAAGGAAAATGCCGAAGAGGCCAGCCTGGCCAGCGGGCTGACGGTGTTCGCCGTGGACCACCTGCTGGAGATCGCCGGACACCTCTCCGGCCAGGCCCCGCTGCCGCCCTACCAGGCCCGCGGCCTGCTCCGCGCGCCCTTCCCTTATCCAGACCTGGCCGAGGTCCAGGGCCAGGCCGCCGCCAAGCGCGCCCTGCTGGTGGCCGCCGCCGGCGCGCACAACCTGTTGCTCAGCGGCCCGCCGGGCACCGGCAAGACCCTCCTGGCCAGCCGCCTGCCCGGCCTGCTGCCGGCGCTCGACGAGGACGAAGCCCTGGAGGTCGCGGCGATCCATTCGGTGGCCAGCCACGTCCCCCTCAGGCACTGGCCGCAGCGACCGTTCCGCCAGCCGCACCACTCCGCCTCCGCGCCGGCCCTGGTCGGCGGCGGCAGCCGCCCGCAGCCGGGCGAGATCACCCTGGCGCACCAGGGCGTGCTGTTCCTCGACGAACTGCCGGAGTTCGAGCGCAAGGTCCTGGAGGTCCTGCGCGAACCGCTGGAAAGCGGCGAGATCGTCATTGCCCGGGCCAACGGCCGGGTACGTTTCCCGGCGCGCTTCCAACTGGTGGCGGCGATGAATCCCTGTCCCTGTGGCTACCTCGGCGATCCCAGTGGCCGCTGCCGCTGCACCCCGGAACAGGTCCAGCGCTACCGGGGCAAGCTGTCCGGACCGCTGCTCGATCGCATCGACCTGCACGTCAGCGTGCTCCGCGAAAGCACCAGCCTGCAGCCAGGACACGGCGAAACCGCTACCGCCGAGGTCAGCGAACGGGTGGGCGCCGCACGGCAACGGCAACTGGCCCGCCAGGGCTGCGCCAATGCCCATCTCGATCTCCAGGCGATGCACCGCAATTGTGCACTCGCCGAAGCGGACCGCCGCTGGCTGGAGGCTGCCGGAGAGCGCCTGGAACTTTCCTTGCGCGCCTTGCATCGCATACTCAAGGTGGCCCGGACGCTGGCCGACCTGGAGCGCATCGATGCCATCGAACGCCGGCACCTGGCGGAAGCCCTGCAGTATCGGGCAATGACCTCCACGTGA
- the betT gene encoding choline BCCT transporter BetT, whose amino-acid sequence METPTTPRSTLNPPVFYTSAALILALVLFTVLLQEEAQSLFNHVQQWIITNASWFYVLAVALILISVVFLAVSRYGDIKLGPDHSRPDYRNTTWFAMLFSAGMGIGLMFFGVAEPVMHFTTPPVGEPNTVQAAKEAMKLTFFHWGLHAWAIYAIVALILAFFSYRHGLPLTLRSALYPLIGERIYGPIGHAVDIFAIIGTVFGVATSLGYGVLQINSGLHHLFGWPVNQTVQIALIAATCGLATLSVASGLDRGIRILSELNLSLAVILLLFVLVLGPTVFLLQTYVQNTGAYLSDIVNKTFNLYAYEPTDWIGGWTLLYWGWWLSWSPFVGLFIARISRGRTIREFVCGVLFVPAGFTLLWMTVFGDTAIHMVLQEGFTQLAEVVNQDSSVALFAFLEHFPLGSVISLVAVLMVVVFFVTSADSGALVVDMLASSGKDHSPLWQRIFWSVLMGVVAIALLLADGLKALQTATIASALPFSIVLLASIWGLFKALHLDATKRGIRYQALTFSRPTTRSGASEGDGWQRRLRNIAMFPRRSHVNRFITDVARPACEDVAAELRKQGYEVQVQDGEDGRVRLEVSHGGEVDFIYEVRPRAFTTPSFVMRDTEDSSESRKYFRAEVHLQEGGQDYDIMGWSRDGVIGDILDQYERHMHFLHVVR is encoded by the coding sequence ATGGAGACACCCACTACCCCCCGGAGCACCCTGAATCCTCCGGTCTTCTATACCTCCGCCGCCCTGATCCTGGCCCTGGTGCTGTTTACCGTGCTCCTCCAGGAAGAAGCGCAATCGCTGTTCAACCACGTCCAGCAATGGATCATCACCAACGCCAGCTGGTTCTACGTACTGGCCGTGGCGCTGATCCTGATCAGCGTGGTGTTCCTCGCCGTCAGCCGCTACGGCGACATCAAGCTCGGCCCCGACCACAGTCGTCCCGACTACCGCAACACCACCTGGTTCGCCATGCTGTTCTCCGCCGGCATGGGCATCGGCCTGATGTTCTTCGGCGTTGCCGAACCGGTGATGCACTTCACCACCCCGCCGGTGGGCGAGCCGAACACCGTGCAGGCGGCGAAGGAAGCGATGAAGCTGACCTTCTTCCACTGGGGCCTGCATGCCTGGGCGATCTACGCCATCGTCGCGCTGATCCTGGCCTTCTTCAGCTATCGCCACGGCCTGCCGCTGACCCTGCGCTCGGCGCTGTATCCGCTGATCGGCGAACGTATCTACGGCCCCATCGGCCACGCGGTGGATATCTTCGCGATCATCGGCACCGTGTTCGGCGTGGCGACTTCGCTCGGCTACGGCGTGCTGCAGATCAACAGCGGCCTGCACCACCTGTTCGGCTGGCCGGTGAACCAGACCGTGCAGATCGCCCTGATCGCCGCCACCTGCGGCCTCGCCACGCTATCGGTGGCCAGCGGACTGGACCGCGGCATCCGCATCCTGTCCGAACTGAACCTGAGCCTGGCGGTGATCCTGCTGCTCTTCGTGCTGGTCCTCGGGCCGACCGTGTTTCTCCTGCAGACCTACGTGCAGAACACCGGGGCCTACCTGTCCGACATCGTCAACAAGACCTTCAACCTGTACGCCTACGAGCCCACCGACTGGATCGGCGGCTGGACCCTGCTGTACTGGGGCTGGTGGCTGTCCTGGTCGCCCTTCGTCGGCCTGTTCATCGCCCGTATCTCGCGCGGCCGCACCATCCGCGAATTCGTCTGCGGCGTGCTGTTCGTCCCGGCCGGCTTCACCCTGCTGTGGATGACGGTGTTCGGCGATACCGCCATCCACATGGTCCTGCAGGAGGGCTTCACCCAGTTGGCCGAAGTGGTCAACCAGGACAGTTCGGTGGCGCTGTTCGCCTTCCTCGAGCACTTCCCGCTGGGCAGCGTGATCTCGCTGGTAGCGGTGCTGATGGTGGTGGTGTTCTTCGTCACCTCGGCCGACTCCGGCGCGCTGGTGGTGGACATGCTGGCCTCCAGCGGCAAGGACCACTCGCCGCTCTGGCAGCGGATATTCTGGTCGGTGCTGATGGGCGTGGTGGCCATCGCCCTGCTCCTCGCCGATGGCCTCAAGGCGCTGCAAACCGCGACCATCGCCAGCGCGCTGCCATTCTCCATCGTGCTCCTGGCGTCGATCTGGGGCCTGTTCAAGGCGCTGCACCTGGATGCCACCAAGCGCGGCATCCGCTACCAGGCGCTGACCTTCTCCCGCCCCACCACGCGCAGCGGCGCAAGCGAGGGCGACGGTTGGCAGCGCCGCCTGCGCAACATCGCCATGTTCCCAAGGCGCAGCCACGTCAACCGCTTCATCACCGATGTGGCGCGACCGGCCTGCGAGGACGTCGCCGCCGAACTGCGCAAGCAGGGCTACGAAGTCCAGGTGCAGGACGGCGAGGACGGCCGGGTTCGGCTGGAAGTCAGCCACGGCGGCGAGGTCGATTTCATCTACGAGGTGCGTCCGCGCGCCTTCACCACGCCGAGCTTCGTGATGCGCGACACCGAGGACAGCAGCGAGTCGCGCAAGTATTTCCGCGCCGAGGTCCATCTCCAGGAAGGCGGCCAGGACTACGACATCATGGGCTGGAGCCGCGACGGCGTGATCGGCGACATCCTCGACCAGTACGAGCGGCACATGCACTTCCTGCACGTGGTGCGCTGA
- a CDS encoding LysR substrate-binding domain-containing protein: protein MTRRLPPLYALRAFEAAARHASFTRAGEELAITQSAVSRHIRTLEEHFGCRLFERHGRQLQLTEPARLLLPGLRDGFDALERACTALRVDDATLRLKAPSTLTLRWLLPRLSRFRHLNPDIEVQLTSAWMDVDSVDFQREPFDCAVLLGSGQFSPEWETAALFAEWLVPVCDPDEAVEPWTLQRLRDSELLHPTPDRRDWRRWLQRTGLGEEVSLKGGQVFDTLELGIVAAARGYGVSIGDLVMVAEDVAQGRIGLPWPVAVASGESYHLVWPRARRGQERFQRLRDFLLAEVAAMRLPVVERLA, encoded by the coding sequence ATGACCCGTCGCCTGCCCCCGCTGTATGCCCTGCGCGCCTTCGAGGCTGCCGCCCGGCACGCCTCTTTCACCCGCGCCGGCGAGGAACTGGCGATAACCCAGAGCGCGGTGAGCCGGCACATCCGTACCCTGGAAGAGCACTTCGGTTGTCGTCTGTTCGAGCGCCATGGCCGCCAGTTGCAGCTGACCGAGCCGGCACGCCTGCTACTGCCCGGGCTGCGCGACGGCTTCGATGCGCTGGAACGGGCCTGCACCGCCCTGCGTGTGGACGACGCCACCCTGCGCCTGAAGGCGCCTTCCACCCTTACCCTGCGCTGGCTGCTACCGCGCCTGAGCCGCTTCCGCCACCTGAACCCGGATATCGAGGTGCAGCTCACCAGTGCCTGGATGGATGTGGACTCGGTGGACTTCCAGCGCGAGCCTTTCGACTGCGCGGTGTTGCTGGGCAGCGGCCAGTTCAGCCCGGAATGGGAAACGGCAGCGCTGTTCGCCGAATGGCTGGTGCCGGTCTGCGATCCCGACGAGGCCGTGGAGCCCTGGACCCTCCAACGCCTGCGTGACAGCGAGTTGCTGCACCCCACGCCGGATCGTCGCGACTGGCGACGCTGGCTGCAACGGACCGGGCTGGGGGAGGAGGTGTCGCTCAAGGGCGGCCAGGTGTTCGACACGCTGGAACTGGGCATCGTCGCCGCCGCGCGAGGCTATGGCGTGTCCATCGGCGACCTGGTGATGGTCGCCGAGGATGTCGCCCAGGGCCGCATCGGCCTGCCCTGGCCGGTGGCGGTGGCCAGCGGCGAAAGCTATCACCTGGTCTGGCCTCGCGCCCGCAGGGGACAGGAACGCTTCCAGCGATTGCGCGACTTCCTCCTCGCGGAGGTGGCGGCGATGCGTCTGCCCGTCGTCGAGCGGCTGGCGTGA